One segment of Vagococcus martis DNA contains the following:
- a CDS encoding Gfo/Idh/MocA family protein, with product MTLKVGIIGCGGIANGKHMPALSKVEEVEMVAFCDVIVERAEKAKEEFGTTKSAIYQDYKKLLADKTIDVVHVCTPNNSHAEISIASMKADKHVMCEKPMAKTSQDARAMLEAAKETGKKLTIGYQNRFTTAANYLHQVCEEGELGDIYYGKAHAIRRRAVPTWGVFLDEEAQGGGPLIDIGTHALDLTLWMMDNYKPKYVVGNTYHKLSPTKNAANAWGPWDPEKFTVEDSAFGFITMENGATISLESSWALNSRQVGEAKTSLSGTKGGADMFDGLTINGEDHGLLYEKHIELETGGVDFYDGEGNDPALLEAQSFVQAILNDTDPVVLPEQALVVTEILEAIYQSSKTGEPVYFNK from the coding sequence ATGACATTAAAAGTAGGGATTATTGGATGCGGTGGTATTGCTAATGGAAAACATATGCCAGCGCTAAGTAAAGTAGAAGAAGTCGAAATGGTGGCATTTTGTGATGTCATTGTTGAACGAGCTGAAAAAGCAAAAGAAGAGTTTGGTACAACCAAATCAGCTATTTATCAAGATTATAAAAAGTTATTAGCAGATAAAACAATTGACGTTGTTCATGTGTGTACACCGAATAACTCACATGCAGAAATTTCAATCGCTTCAATGAAAGCGGATAAACACGTGATGTGTGAAAAACCAATGGCTAAAACAAGTCAGGACGCAAGAGCGATGTTAGAAGCTGCGAAAGAAACAGGAAAAAAATTAACGATAGGGTACCAAAATCGTTTTACAACTGCTGCGAATTACTTGCATCAGGTATGTGAAGAAGGGGAATTAGGAGACATCTATTACGGAAAAGCACATGCGATTCGCCGTCGTGCTGTGCCAACTTGGGGAGTCTTTCTTGATGAAGAAGCACAAGGCGGTGGTCCGCTGATTGATATAGGAACACACGCTTTGGATTTAACATTATGGATGATGGATAACTACAAACCAAAATATGTGGTAGGAAATACCTATCATAAATTGTCACCAACAAAAAACGCAGCAAATGCGTGGGGACCTTGGGATCCAGAAAAATTCACTGTAGAAGATTCGGCTTTTGGTTTCATTACAATGGAAAATGGCGCAACGATTTCTTTAGAGTCAAGTTGGGCATTAAATAGCCGTCAAGTTGGAGAAGCGAAAACTAGTTTGTCAGGGACAAAAGGTGGCGCGGATATGTTTGATGGCCTAACAATTAATGGTGAAGATCATGGTTTACTGTATGAAAAACATATTGAACTAGAAACAGGTGGCGTTGATTTTTATGATGGTGAAGGAAATGACCCGGCATTGTTAGAAGCACAGTCCTTCGTTCAAGCAATTTTAAATGATACTGATCCAGTTGTTCTACCCGAGCAAGCCTTAGTTGTCACAGAAATTTTAGAAGCGATTTATCAGTCATCAAAAACTGGCGAGCCAGTATATTTTAATAAGTAG
- a CDS encoding endonuclease/exonuclease/phosphatase family protein yields MKWLTLNVHSWMEEDTEEKMDILAHYIISSGLDGVSLQEVNQRIDALPEENPLHFVPSINEKTIIKQDNYALCLVKRLAELGEEYHWSWTYSHIGYDIYEEGVAILSKVPIKPYAVLVSNVDDKKSVQRRMMLCAELIVSSKPILVTSNHYSWWDANSQKGFQIEWKLSKQYLDKFSGVKLLFGDFNGPDTIKNETYDLVNETFIDTYKLADKVIGHYTIPEEIDGWEGTKEQLRIDYAFISEKHRVRLHQVVFDGDIYPCVSDHYGIMVLIDL; encoded by the coding sequence ATGAAGTGGTTAACACTAAATGTACATAGTTGGATGGAAGAAGATACTGAAGAAAAGATGGATATATTGGCGCACTATATTATATCTAGTGGGTTAGATGGAGTGTCTTTACAAGAAGTCAATCAACGAATTGATGCGTTACCAGAGGAAAATCCACTTCATTTTGTGCCATCAATCAATGAAAAGACAATCATTAAACAGGACAATTATGCATTATGCTTAGTTAAACGATTAGCTGAGTTAGGGGAAGAGTATCATTGGAGTTGGACATATAGTCATATAGGATATGATATCTATGAAGAAGGAGTTGCTATATTATCTAAAGTACCAATAAAACCATATGCTGTTCTAGTTTCTAATGTTGATGATAAGAAATCTGTTCAAAGGCGAATGATGTTATGTGCAGAGCTTATAGTATCAAGTAAACCAATACTTGTTACTAGTAATCACTATTCATGGTGGGATGCAAATAGTCAAAAAGGATTTCAGATTGAATGGAAGTTAAGTAAACAATATTTAGATAAGTTTTCTGGTGTTAAACTATTATTTGGTGATTTTAATGGACCAGATACTATAAAAAATGAAACCTATGATTTAGTGAATGAAACCTTTATTGATACGTATAAATTAGCAGATAAAGTAATAGGTCATTACACTATTCCTGAAGAAATAGATGGATGGGAAGGGACGAAAGAACAGTTGAGAATAGACTATGCGTTCATATCTGAAAAACATCGAGTAAGGTTACATCAAGTTGTTTTTGATGGTGATATTTATCCGTGTGTGAGTGATCATTATGGTATTATGGTGTTAATTGATTTGTGA
- a CDS encoding PTS transporter subunit IIBC: MKKLLSFEFWQKFGKALMVVVAVMPAAGLMISIGKTIPMMSPDMAFLVTTGGVIENIGWGIIGNLHLLFALAIGGSWAKERAGGAFAAGISFILINRITGSIFGVTSEMLTNDEAFTHTLFGTKIMVKGFFTSVLEAPALNMGVFVGIIAGFVGAMAYNKYYNYRKLPDALSFFNGKRFVPFVVILWSTLVSIGLAIVWPVIQSGINNFGLWIAQSQESAPILAPFLYGTLERLLLPFGLHHMLTIPINYTQLGGTYEILSGAQAGTLVYGQDPLWLAWATDLFNLKNAGNIEQYNYVLSNWTPARFKVGQMIGASGILMGFTLAMYKNVDSDKRKQYKSMYVSAALAVFLTGVTEPLEFMFMFAAVPLYLVYAVIQGAAFAMADIISLRVHSFGNIELLTRTPLAIKAGLTQDLINFVICIIVFSIVSYFIAGFMIKKFNLATPGRNGNYDVDTSDNTSSTGSFEGISPQIVSIIQLLGGKSNISEVDACMTRLRVSVKDANLVGNEQEWKKAGALGLVLKDNGVQAIYGPKADVIKSDVQDALDSGVDIDSLTIDTVIDEPNEQATVQKNMTIPFVSVADGEVIPIETVSDDVFSQKMMGDGFAVKPSNSQVVSPVSGVVQSIFPTKHAIGLLTPEGLEVLVHMGLDTVEMTKQVFDVSVKEGDTVKAGQLLATVDWKTVEKEGKGTTIVVVFTNTQEIKTLELSTVGEHKSSEKIGQVSL, from the coding sequence ATGAAAAAATTGCTAAGTTTTGAGTTTTGGCAAAAGTTTGGTAAGGCATTAATGGTGGTTGTTGCTGTTATGCCAGCAGCAGGATTAATGATTAGTATCGGAAAAACGATTCCGATGATGTCACCAGATATGGCATTTTTAGTAACAACTGGTGGAGTAATTGAAAATATAGGATGGGGAATTATTGGAAATCTTCATTTATTATTTGCACTAGCAATTGGTGGTAGTTGGGCTAAAGAACGTGCAGGAGGAGCTTTTGCTGCAGGTATTTCATTTATTTTGATTAATCGTATTACGGGCTCAATTTTTGGTGTGACTTCAGAAATGCTAACAAACGATGAAGCATTTACTCACACATTATTTGGAACTAAAATTATGGTTAAAGGATTTTTCACGAGCGTATTAGAAGCACCTGCTTTAAATATGGGAGTGTTTGTTGGGATTATAGCTGGTTTTGTTGGGGCGATGGCATATAACAAATATTATAATTATAGAAAATTGCCAGATGCTTTGTCTTTCTTCAATGGTAAGCGCTTTGTTCCGTTTGTTGTCATACTTTGGTCAACGCTAGTTTCTATTGGTTTAGCTATTGTATGGCCAGTTATTCAATCAGGAATTAATAATTTTGGTTTGTGGATTGCTCAATCACAAGAATCTGCACCAATTTTGGCACCATTTTTATATGGAACACTTGAGAGATTATTACTACCATTTGGATTGCATCATATGTTGACCATACCAATCAACTATACTCAACTAGGTGGAACCTATGAGATTTTATCTGGGGCACAAGCTGGAACGCTTGTCTACGGACAAGATCCTCTATGGCTTGCTTGGGCAACTGATTTATTTAATTTAAAAAATGCAGGAAATATCGAACAATATAATTATGTATTATCAAACTGGACACCAGCTAGATTTAAAGTAGGGCAGATGATTGGAGCATCAGGTATTTTGATGGGATTCACTTTGGCAATGTATAAAAATGTGGATAGTGATAAAAGAAAACAATATAAATCAATGTATGTATCTGCTGCATTGGCAGTGTTTTTAACAGGAGTAACTGAACCATTAGAATTTATGTTTATGTTTGCAGCAGTTCCCTTATACTTAGTTTACGCTGTGATACAAGGGGCTGCCTTTGCAATGGCAGATATTATTTCACTAAGAGTGCATTCTTTTGGTAATATTGAATTGTTAACGAGAACACCACTTGCAATAAAAGCAGGATTAACACAAGATTTGATTAACTTTGTGATTTGTATTATCGTATTTTCCATTGTTTCTTATTTTATTGCTGGATTTATGATCAAGAAATTTAATTTAGCAACACCAGGTAGAAATGGAAACTATGATGTGGATACGTCAGATAATACATCTTCAACAGGAAGTTTTGAAGGAATCTCCCCACAAATCGTATCAATCATCCAACTACTTGGTGGAAAATCAAATATTTCTGAAGTGGATGCCTGTATGACACGTCTAAGAGTGAGTGTGAAAGATGCTAATTTAGTAGGAAACGAACAAGAATGGAAAAAAGCAGGGGCGCTTGGATTAGTCTTAAAAGATAATGGAGTACAAGCCATTTATGGACCTAAAGCAGATGTTATTAAATCTGATGTACAAGATGCGTTAGATAGTGGGGTTGACATTGACTCTCTTACTATTGATACTGTTATTGATGAGCCAAACGAACAAGCAACTGTTCAAAAAAATATGACCATTCCATTTGTTTCTGTAGCAGACGGAGAAGTCATTCCGATAGAAACTGTTTCAGATGATGTGTTTTCGCAAAAAATGATGGGCGATGGTTTTGCGGTAAAACCATCGAATAGTCAAGTGGTGTCACCAGTATCTGGCGTGGTTCAGTCTATTTTTCCAACAAAACATGCCATAGGATTATTAACACCTGAAGGATTAGAAGTGTTAGTACATATGGGACTAGATACTGTAGAGATGACTAAACAAGTATTTGACGTATCAGTTAAAGAAGGTGATACTGTAAAAGCGGGTCAATTGTTAGCAACAGTCGATTGGAAAACAGTTGAGAAGGAAGGAAAGGGTACCACGATTGTAGTCGTTTTTACAAATACACAAGAAATTAAAACGCTCGAGTTATCAACTGTTGGTGAACATAAATCATCAGAAAAAATTGGTCAAGTATCATTATAA
- a CDS encoding LacI family DNA-binding transcriptional regulator: MVTLSDVARKANVSKMTVSRVINHPEKVTDELKELVFQAMKDLNYKPNAAAKALVNNKTQIIKFFILEEIDTTEPYYMNLLMGISKTLDQYQYSLQLITQNSFDLGQSDGYIITGMREKHAEWIERLEKPFVLFGENRYGYDYVDTDNALGTSYATQHAIDSGYTNIVYIGIDVKESFEYSREAGYINTMQKYKMVPKIYRFDNRSRYTFDFITKNIHRFPKKTAFICSSDRLAIGIERGIQNKGEKLPDDYGIIGFDGVFLDQIAHPQLTTIKQPVIEMGMACATMILNKIKQDGAPQGNELFNPTLVVRGTTINRE; the protein is encoded by the coding sequence ATGGTAACTTTATCTGATGTTGCTCGAAAAGCAAATGTTTCAAAAATGACAGTTTCAAGAGTCATAAATCACCCAGAAAAAGTAACAGACGAATTAAAAGAACTTGTCTTTCAAGCAATGAAAGACTTAAATTATAAACCAAATGCTGCAGCTAAAGCACTTGTAAATAACAAAACTCAAATTATAAAATTTTTTATTTTAGAAGAAATTGATACAACTGAACCCTACTATATGAACCTCTTGATGGGCATATCAAAAACACTCGATCAATATCAATACTCTCTCCAGTTGATTACACAAAACAGTTTTGACTTAGGACAAAGTGATGGCTACATTATCACTGGTATGAGAGAAAAGCATGCAGAGTGGATTGAACGACTTGAAAAACCGTTTGTCTTATTTGGAGAAAACCGATACGGGTATGATTATGTTGATACTGATAATGCCTTAGGTACCTCTTACGCCACTCAACATGCGATAGATTCTGGATATACCAATATTGTTTATATCGGAATTGATGTAAAAGAATCATTTGAATATTCTCGTGAGGCAGGATACATCAATACTATGCAAAAATACAAAATGGTACCTAAAATATATCGTTTCGATAATCGCTCACGATATACATTTGACTTTATTACAAAAAATATTCACCGGTTTCCTAAAAAAACTGCCTTTATTTGTAGCTCGGATAGATTAGCTATTGGAATTGAAAGAGGAATACAAAATAAAGGAGAAAAATTACCTGATGACTATGGTATCATCGGTTTTGATGGCGTATTCTTAGATCAAATTGCTCATCCACAACTAACTACTATTAAGCAGCCTGTCATTGAGATGGGAATGGCGTGTGCGACAATGATTCTTAATAAAATCAAACAAGATGGAGCACCTCAAGGAAATGAACTTTTCAATCCAACTCTTGTTGTTAGAGGTACGACAATAAATAGAGAGTAA
- a CDS encoding Gfo/Idh/MocA family protein, whose product MLNIGIIGYGGMGSYHHRELIKKEDGVQVVGVYDIKKDRLDAAKNAGLKTYESLEALLSDNVIDAVLIATPNDVHKELAICAMNNGKHVICEKPAMMSTKELDDVIKVSKETGQVLMVHQNRRWDNDFLIIQDMYRKKPIGELFQIESRVHGANGIPGDWRHLEKHGGGMLLDWGVHLLDQLLFMVDSPVKEVSADLSYVLGDEVDDGFIAYITFENGVKALVEVGTTNFVKLPRWYVKGLEGTAVIDDWDLSGKVVKQTGVIDHHNLVPIKAGQGLTKTMSPPSEDATTTLPIVEVEADYDGFYQNFHDVVENGAVPIVKNEEVRDVLALIERIFEVAK is encoded by the coding sequence ATGCTTAATATAGGAATTATTGGTTACGGTGGTATGGGAAGCTATCACCACCGTGAATTAATAAAAAAAGAAGACGGGGTACAAGTGGTCGGTGTATATGATATAAAAAAAGATCGTTTGGATGCAGCAAAAAATGCGGGACTAAAAACGTATGAATCGTTAGAAGCGTTATTATCAGATAATGTGATTGACGCAGTATTGATTGCGACACCTAATGATGTCCATAAAGAGTTGGCTATTTGTGCAATGAACAATGGAAAACACGTGATTTGTGAAAAACCGGCGATGATGTCAACAAAAGAATTAGATGATGTCATCAAAGTATCAAAAGAAACAGGACAAGTGTTGATGGTGCATCAAAATAGACGATGGGATAATGACTTTTTAATCATTCAAGATATGTATCGAAAGAAACCGATTGGTGAGTTATTTCAAATTGAGTCACGTGTTCATGGAGCGAATGGCATTCCAGGAGACTGGCGCCATTTAGAGAAACATGGTGGGGGAATGTTGCTTGATTGGGGCGTTCACTTACTGGATCAACTTCTTTTTATGGTAGATAGTCCAGTAAAAGAGGTGTCCGCTGATTTAAGCTATGTATTAGGTGATGAAGTGGATGATGGCTTTATTGCGTACATCACATTTGAAAATGGTGTCAAAGCGTTAGTTGAAGTTGGTACAACCAATTTTGTTAAATTACCACGTTGGTATGTCAAAGGTTTGGAAGGAACAGCTGTCATTGATGATTGGGACCTATCTGGAAAAGTAGTGAAACAAACAGGCGTGATTGATCATCATAACTTAGTACCAATTAAAGCAGGACAAGGATTAACTAAAACAATGTCCCCGCCTTCAGAAGATGCGACTACAACCTTACCAATCGTTGAAGTTGAGGCAGATTATGATGGATTTTATCAAAATTTCCATGATGTCGTAGAAAATGGAGCAGTCCCTATTGTAAAAAACGAAGAAGTAAGAGATGTATTGGCATTGATTGAAAGAATATTTGAAGTGGCAAAATAA
- a CDS encoding ThuA domain-containing protein, translating into MIHVTVWNEYRHEKIDKKVQEVYPHGIHEQLASFLTEEFEVKTATLDEVEHGLTEDVLNNTDVLIWWGHIAHNEVSDEIVQRVHQRVLQGMGLIVLHSGHMSKLFMSLMGTSCDLKWREADETCRIWNVNPSHPIVEGVGEYIELEKEEMYGEHFDIPAPDELIFVNWYKGGEVFRGGCTFRRGNGKIFYFQPGHETYPSYYNKQVQLVIKNAVKWCRPIDSTYPTYGHHKPLEDL; encoded by the coding sequence ATGATTCACGTAACAGTGTGGAATGAATACAGACATGAAAAAATCGATAAAAAGGTACAAGAAGTTTATCCTCATGGTATTCACGAGCAGTTAGCGTCTTTTTTAACAGAAGAGTTTGAGGTTAAAACAGCTACCCTAGATGAAGTAGAACATGGTTTAACAGAAGATGTACTGAACAATACAGATGTATTGATTTGGTGGGGACATATTGCTCATAATGAAGTGAGTGATGAGATTGTCCAACGTGTGCATCAACGTGTCCTACAAGGAATGGGACTTATTGTGTTGCATTCTGGTCACATGTCTAAACTATTTATGTCATTGATGGGGACATCATGTGATTTGAAGTGGCGTGAAGCGGATGAAACTTGTCGCATATGGAATGTAAATCCAAGTCATCCAATTGTAGAAGGGGTTGGCGAATACATTGAGTTAGAAAAAGAAGAAATGTATGGCGAACACTTCGATATCCCAGCACCCGATGAATTGATTTTTGTGAATTGGTACAAAGGTGGCGAGGTATTTAGAGGTGGTTGTACCTTTAGACGAGGAAATGGTAAGATTTTTTATTTCCAACCAGGTCACGAAACCTATCCATCTTACTATAATAAACAAGTTCAGTTAGTAATTAAAAATGCAGTGAAGTGGTGTCGACCGATTGATAGTACCTATCCAACATATGGACATCATAAACCATTAGAAGACTTATAA
- a CDS encoding sugar phosphate isomerase/epimerase family protein, producing MKLGVFTPLFNNLSFDDMIEKVAEQGLQMVEIGTGGSPGSAHCDVDALLASSDKRREYQAKLNDKGLEISAFSAHHNPISPKPAEAKEADELLRKTIKLASLMNVPVVNGFSGVGGGNETDTSVNWPVLPWPTDYTDIYHYQWENKLIPYWKDINHECQVAGVKIGIELHGGFLAHTPYTMLKLRDAAGDNIGCNLDPSHLWWQGIEPVGAIKILGKENAIHHFHAKDTYLDQDNMNMYGVTDMQPYTNVQSRAWTFRSVGCGHSLQDWSDIISALRLYGYDYVLSIEHEDPLMSIDEGFSRAVTNLKSIMINDKPTDMWWA from the coding sequence ATGAAATTAGGTGTTTTTACCCCATTATTTAATAACCTATCATTTGATGACATGATTGAAAAAGTAGCGGAACAAGGGTTACAAATGGTTGAGATTGGAACAGGTGGCTCTCCAGGAAGTGCTCACTGTGATGTGGACGCGTTACTCGCCAGCAGTGATAAACGAAGAGAATACCAAGCAAAATTAAATGATAAAGGATTAGAAATTAGTGCCTTTAGTGCACATCATAATCCTATTTCACCAAAACCTGCAGAAGCAAAAGAAGCGGACGAACTATTAAGAAAAACAATTAAGTTGGCATCTCTAATGAATGTGCCAGTGGTAAATGGATTCTCTGGTGTTGGTGGAGGAAATGAAACTGATACATCTGTGAACTGGCCTGTTTTACCATGGCCAACAGATTACACAGATATCTATCATTATCAGTGGGAGAATAAATTAATCCCTTACTGGAAAGATATCAATCACGAATGCCAAGTAGCTGGAGTGAAAATTGGGATTGAACTTCATGGAGGTTTTTTAGCTCATACACCATATACTATGTTGAAATTACGTGATGCTGCGGGAGATAATATCGGGTGTAACTTGGATCCTTCTCATTTATGGTGGCAAGGAATTGAACCAGTTGGTGCGATTAAAATTTTAGGAAAAGAAAATGCGATTCATCATTTCCATGCTAAAGATACCTATTTAGATCAAGATAACATGAATATGTATGGTGTGACGGATATGCAACCTTATACAAATGTTCAGTCAAGAGCGTGGACATTTAGATCAGTTGGCTGTGGACATAGCTTACAAGATTGGTCAGATATTATTAGTGCATTGCGATTATATGGATATGATTACGTATTAAGTATCGAGCATGAAGATCCATTGATGTCAATCGATGAAGGGTTTTCTCGTGCAGTAACTAATTTAAAATCAATCATGATTAATGACAAACCAACAGATATGTGGTGGGCATAG
- a CDS encoding AraC family transcriptional regulator, translating to MSLYLEIPEWDNSLPFRAFENQGEIVVPPHWHKEIEMIYVTKGLVNIGYDNQLFQVQEGEIFIFGSGESHYFLASPGSTRIVYQFDLTVFQNYLVNQSDYKDIVMLFEKAENLSRFWGKDVEQEMRSLVEKLFKEVQQKKLGYDYAILSLLHQLLVFYYREIPQKNRTLKEGNFVESAHQKQTLERLNDVFIYIENHFQEVITLEDVAKYVGFSPYYFSRFFKKNTGQNFSQFLTEYRLNQAKYILSHENIPMIEVAERSGFNSVKTFHHVFKEHVGLSPLKYHKTIYGNN from the coding sequence ATGAGTTTATATTTAGAAATACCAGAATGGGATAATAGCCTACCTTTTAGGGCATTTGAAAACCAAGGAGAGATTGTTGTACCACCACATTGGCACAAAGAAATTGAGATGATATATGTGACAAAAGGGCTAGTCAATATTGGTTATGATAATCAATTATTTCAAGTGCAAGAAGGGGAAATTTTTATTTTTGGTAGTGGTGAGTCTCATTATTTTTTAGCATCTCCTGGCAGTACACGGATTGTCTATCAATTTGATTTAACAGTTTTTCAAAATTATTTAGTAAATCAATCAGATTATAAAGACATTGTCATGTTATTTGAAAAAGCAGAAAATCTTAGTCGGTTTTGGGGGAAAGATGTCGAGCAAGAGATGAGAAGTCTTGTAGAAAAATTATTTAAAGAAGTACAGCAAAAAAAGTTGGGCTATGATTATGCTATATTAAGTCTGTTACACCAACTATTGGTATTCTATTATCGTGAGATTCCTCAAAAAAATCGTACACTCAAAGAAGGAAATTTTGTTGAATCAGCTCATCAAAAACAGACGTTAGAAAGACTGAATGATGTGTTTATTTACATAGAAAATCATTTTCAAGAGGTGATTACACTAGAGGATGTTGCCAAATATGTGGGATTTAGCCCATATTATTTTTCACGTTTTTTTAAGAAAAATACAGGGCAAAATTTTAGTCAATTTCTGACAGAGTACCGATTAAATCAAGCTAAATATATTCTTTCTCATGAAAATATTCCAATGATTGAAGTGGCAGAACGCTCAGGATTTAATAGTGTTAAAACCTTTCATCATGTATTCAAAGAACATGTTGGACTATCCCCTTTAAAATACCATAAGACAATATATGGGAATAATTGA
- a CDS encoding LacI family DNA-binding transcriptional regulator, which translates to MGVTIKDVAKEVGVAPSTVSRVLKDHPSISAETKERVRKAMDKLGYVPNISARNLVSKLSNAIGVVLPIIESKERASEPFYLEAITAMNEEASKHQVSLAIASGNTETELLEAVTLLYLQRRVDSFILMYVKENDLILDFLIEKNIPFTIIGHPYRYYNDTSCVDNDNQLLGRSVTQYLIDKGHKDILFVTNNSTENFFKERFYGYEMCLKDNHLPCYPVCDLEKNNEFIQLDTLLSERKISACIALDDMFALKVIQFIQLIGLTVPDDVSVISFNNSIFSTLIHPYITSVDINTRELAKSAVLECLNQVNYPDELKKRVIIPHQLIERESVIDY; encoded by the coding sequence ATGGGAGTTACAATAAAGGATGTTGCAAAAGAAGTTGGTGTTGCACCATCAACTGTATCGCGTGTTTTGAAAGATCATCCAAGTATTTCAGCAGAAACCAAAGAGCGCGTAAGAAAAGCAATGGATAAGTTAGGCTATGTTCCAAATATTTCAGCAAGAAACTTAGTTAGTAAACTATCTAATGCTATTGGGGTAGTCTTGCCAATTATTGAATCTAAAGAGCGAGCAAGTGAACCATTCTATTTAGAAGCGATTACGGCAATGAATGAAGAAGCAAGTAAACATCAAGTGAGTCTTGCTATAGCATCAGGTAATACTGAAACAGAATTACTGGAAGCAGTGACACTACTTTATTTACAAAGACGAGTGGACTCTTTTATCTTGATGTATGTAAAAGAAAATGACCTCATTTTAGACTTTTTAATTGAGAAAAATATTCCATTTACCATTATTGGACACCCATATCGTTATTATAATGACACTAGCTGTGTTGATAATGACAATCAGCTACTAGGTAGGAGTGTCACACAGTACCTCATTGATAAGGGACACAAGGATATTTTATTTGTAACAAATAATTCAACTGAAAACTTCTTTAAGGAACGTTTTTATGGGTATGAAATGTGTTTGAAAGATAATCACTTACCTTGCTATCCGGTATGTGATTTAGAAAAAAACAATGAATTTATTCAGTTAGATACCTTGTTAAGTGAAAGGAAAATCTCGGCATGCATTGCGCTTGATGATATGTTCGCTTTAAAAGTGATTCAGTTTATCCAATTGATTGGTCTAACAGTTCCTGATGATGTGTCTGTTATTAGTTTCAATAATTCTATTTTTTCAACATTGATTCACCCTTATATTACGTCAGTTGATATTAATACACGTGAACTAGCAAAGTCAGCTGTACTGGAGTGTCTAAACCAAGTCAATTATCCGGATGAGTTGAAAAAAAGAGTGATTATTCCACACCAATTAATTGAACGAGAAAGTGTCATAGACTATTAA